From Yersinia hibernica, a single genomic window includes:
- a CDS encoding ABC transporter ATP-binding protein, which translates to MIERIKVTGLGKAYKQYNSQWGRLAEWFIPFSRNRHKTNWVLQDINFSVRAGESVGIIGVNGAGKSTLLKMVTGTTQPTTGSIEVNGRVAALLELGMGFHPEFTGRQNVFMAGQLLGMNVNDISRLMPRIEEFAEIGDYIDQPVRVYSSGMQVRLAFSVATAVRPDLLIVDEAMSVGDIYFQQKCIARIEEFKNAGTSILFVTHDFSTLHTVCDRAILLANGRCQYIGKTIEAVERYFGYLNVNKAIIQEEKEISDRFIKIDKFVKSYLILNNNRKPVNCLESGNKYIFEFELTGLEQYNKPHIGFRIQDRLGQVIYETNTHCQHTDVENKNYSKVILSFDNILAPGEYTLGIGVEAGGYGDGLFEQVIALTERVMVFQVIENPNLHKWAGIANINPEIKIV; encoded by the coding sequence ATGATTGAACGTATCAAAGTTACAGGTCTAGGTAAGGCGTATAAGCAATATAATAGCCAATGGGGACGGTTAGCTGAATGGTTTATCCCTTTCTCCAGAAATAGACATAAAACAAACTGGGTTTTACAAGATATTAACTTTTCAGTTAGGGCTGGAGAATCAGTAGGCATAATAGGTGTTAATGGTGCAGGAAAAAGCACTTTACTGAAAATGGTTACGGGGACGACACAACCGACTACTGGCAGCATTGAAGTAAATGGCCGAGTTGCTGCCTTACTTGAGCTAGGAATGGGGTTTCATCCAGAATTCACAGGTCGTCAAAATGTATTTATGGCTGGGCAGTTATTAGGGATGAATGTTAATGACATATCAAGGCTGATGCCTAGGATAGAAGAGTTTGCTGAAATAGGGGATTACATCGATCAACCTGTACGTGTTTATTCTAGTGGAATGCAAGTTAGATTAGCTTTTAGCGTAGCAACAGCTGTTCGCCCTGATTTATTAATTGTTGATGAAGCTATGTCTGTAGGTGATATATATTTCCAACAGAAGTGTATTGCGCGAATTGAAGAATTCAAGAATGCAGGTACTAGTATCCTTTTTGTGACTCATGATTTCTCAACTTTACATACTGTGTGTGATCGGGCTATTTTATTGGCAAATGGGCGTTGCCAATATATTGGGAAAACAATTGAGGCCGTTGAAAGATATTTTGGATATCTCAATGTTAATAAAGCTATCATACAAGAAGAGAAAGAAATTAGTGACAGATTTATAAAAATTGATAAGTTTGTTAAAAGCTATCTTATTCTTAATAACAATAGAAAACCGGTTAATTGTCTAGAGAGTGGTAATAAGTACATTTTCGAATTCGAATTAACAGGGCTTGAACAATATAACAAACCACATATTGGGTTTCGCATTCAGGATAGGCTAGGGCAAGTTATATATGAGACAAATACTCATTGCCAACACACAGATGTAGAAAATAAAAACTACTCAAAAGTTATATTAAGTTTTGATAATATACTCGCACCTGGAGAATATACATTAGGAATAGGTGTAGAGGCTGGAGGTTATGGTGATGGACTATTCGAACAGGTAATTGCATTAACAGAAAGAGTAATGGTATTTCAGGTAATTGAAAACCCAAATTTACACAAATGGGCTGGTATAGCTAATATCAACCCAGAGATAAAAATAGTGTAA
- a CDS encoding ABC transporter permease, translated as MVVMLSKTLWSYRGFIIGNVKREFQAKYRNSALGAIWNILNPLAMIVVYTVIFSQLMKARLPGVNDTFSYSIYLCAGILTWGLFSEIVSRGQGIFIEQANVIKKINFPRMCLPVIIISNALVNFAIVFSLFTIFLIVSNEFPGMVYFCIIPVLLVLIIFAIGLGVLLGIMNVFFRDVGHFFGIFLQFWFWFTPIVYSIHTLPERIQRIISLNPLYGIITACQTILVNKMVPSWQGLLPGLIIGSILCLISIRFFRKYSGEMVDEL; from the coding sequence ATGGTTGTGATGTTAAGTAAAACATTATGGAGTTATCGTGGATTCATTATAGGAAATGTAAAAAGAGAATTCCAAGCTAAATATAGAAACTCAGCGCTAGGGGCTATATGGAATATATTAAACCCACTAGCTATGATAGTAGTTTACACCGTCATATTCTCACAATTAATGAAGGCGCGCTTACCCGGTGTAAATGATACATTTTCCTACAGTATCTATCTATGTGCTGGTATTCTCACCTGGGGGCTTTTTTCTGAGATAGTTTCTAGAGGCCAGGGGATATTTATTGAGCAAGCTAATGTCATAAAGAAAATAAATTTTCCAAGAATGTGCCTACCAGTAATTATTATTTCTAATGCGTTAGTTAATTTTGCAATCGTATTTTCATTATTTACTATCTTTCTGATAGTGAGCAATGAATTTCCTGGGATGGTTTATTTTTGTATTATTCCTGTTTTACTAGTCTTAATCATTTTTGCTATTGGTCTTGGAGTTCTTCTTGGCATAATGAATGTGTTCTTTCGTGATGTAGGTCATTTTTTTGGGATCTTTTTACAATTTTGGTTCTGGTTTACACCAATAGTCTACTCTATCCATACATTGCCGGAACGTATTCAGAGAATCATATCACTTAACCCGCTTTATGGAATAATAACTGCATGTCAAACTATTTTAGTAAATAAGATGGTTCCGTCATGGCAAGGATTATTACCGGGACTTATTATTGGATCAATCCTCTGCTTAATAAGTATTAGGTTTTTCAGAAAATATTCAGGTGAAATGGTAGATGAGTTATGA
- the cpsG gene encoding phosphomannomutase CpsG, producing MNTLTCFKAYDIRGQLGTELNEDIAYRIGRAFGEYLKPKTIVIGGDVRLTSEALKMALAEGLMDAGSDVLDIGLSGTEEVYFATFHLGVDGGIEVTASHNPMDYNGMKLVREDAKPISGDTGLRDIQRLAEQNDFKVVDKNNRGRYKKISVLKEYVDHLMGYIDFKNFTRPLKLVINSGNGAAGHVIDEIEKRFTAAHIPVEFIKVHHQPDGNFPNGIPNPLLPECRADTARSVTESGADMGIAFDGDFDRCFLFDENAQFIEGYYIVGLLGEAFLQKEKGAKIIHDPRLTWNTIDIISKAGGIPVMSKTGHAFIKERMRKEDAVYGGEMSAHHYFREFAYCDSGMIPWLLVAELLCVKNMSLSQLVGARMRAFPASGEINRKLKNAKTCIAKIRAIYEPDAVNVDLTDGISIEYSDWRFNLRTSNTEPVVRLNVESKGDQALMNSKTKELLSYIYDL from the coding sequence ATGAATACCTTAACGTGCTTTAAAGCGTATGATATCCGTGGTCAATTAGGTACAGAATTGAATGAGGATATCGCTTACCGTATTGGCCGAGCTTTTGGTGAATATTTGAAGCCCAAAACTATTGTTATCGGCGGTGATGTCCGTTTAACCAGTGAAGCATTAAAAATGGCGCTGGCCGAAGGGCTGATGGATGCTGGTAGTGATGTTTTAGATATTGGCTTAAGTGGGACAGAGGAAGTTTATTTCGCAACTTTCCACTTAGGTGTCGATGGTGGGATTGAAGTGACAGCCAGCCATAATCCAATGGATTATAATGGTATGAAACTGGTACGTGAAGATGCTAAGCCTATTAGTGGTGATACTGGCCTACGTGATATCCAAAGACTTGCTGAGCAGAATGATTTTAAAGTAGTTGATAAGAATAATAGAGGCCGCTACAAAAAGATTTCAGTGCTCAAAGAGTACGTTGACCATTTAATGGGCTATATTGATTTCAAAAACTTCACCCGACCACTAAAACTGGTTATTAATTCTGGCAATGGTGCTGCCGGTCATGTTATAGACGAAATAGAAAAACGTTTTACTGCTGCACATATTCCTGTCGAGTTTATAAAAGTTCACCATCAGCCTGATGGTAATTTCCCCAATGGTATTCCTAATCCGTTACTGCCTGAATGTCGTGCAGATACCGCAAGATCTGTCACTGAGTCTGGTGCAGATATGGGAATTGCATTTGATGGAGATTTTGATCGTTGCTTCCTATTTGATGAGAATGCCCAGTTTATCGAAGGATATTATATTGTCGGTCTTTTAGGTGAAGCTTTCTTGCAAAAAGAGAAAGGCGCTAAAATCATTCATGACCCACGGTTAACTTGGAACACAATTGACATCATTTCTAAAGCAGGTGGTATTCCTGTGATGTCTAAAACAGGGCATGCTTTTATTAAAGAAAGAATGCGTAAAGAAGATGCAGTATATGGCGGTGAAATGAGTGCTCATCACTATTTCCGCGAGTTTGCCTATTGTGATAGTGGCATGATCCCGTGGCTGCTGGTGGCTGAGTTATTATGTGTCAAGAATATGTCATTAAGTCAATTGGTTGGTGCCCGTATGCGGGCATTCCCGGCTTCTGGTGAAATTAACCGTAAGTTAAAAAATGCTAAGACTTGCATTGCTAAGATTCGTGCTATTTATGAACCTGACGCAGTTAATGTTGATTTAACTGATGGTATCAGTATTGAATACAGTGACTGGCGGTTTAATCTCAGAACATCAAATACAGAACCCGTTGTTCGTTTGAACGTTGAGTCGAAAGGAGACCAAGCCTTAATGAATAGTAAAACAAAAGAGCTCCTTAGCTATATCTATGATTTATAA
- a CDS encoding mannose-1-phosphate guanylyltransferase/mannose-6-phosphate isomerase, translating to MLLPVIMAGGTGSRLWPMSRELYPKQFLRLHGVNSMLQETVNRLEGISVREPVVICNEEHRFLVAEQLRQINKLSHNIILEPVGRNTAPAIALAALNAVSQGDDPVMLVLAADHIINNRDAFHQAITSAIPFAKKDSLVTFGIVPTGPETGYGYIQRGDAIVNDISEAFKVGRFVEKPSLETAEQYIRSGEYYWNSGMFMFRAKRYIQELEKFRPDILDACKAAMKDSDSDKDFITIDKDKFSACPDESIDYAVMEQTSNAVVVPLDAGWSDVGSWSALWDVSNKDKSGNAITGDTFLHDTQNCYINTDEKLVAAVGVDNLVIVSTKDAVLVVDKSKVQDVKKIVEHLKLTKRSEYRRHRETYRPWGRCDIVVNEQRFNVNRITVKPGGSFSMQMHHHRAEHWIVLSGTAKVTIGEKTFLITENQSTFIPIGSLHMLENPGKIPLELIEVQSGSYLGDDDIIRIKDHYGRC from the coding sequence ATGTTACTTCCGGTGATTATGGCTGGCGGAACAGGTAGTCGTCTGTGGCCGATGTCAAGAGAGCTTTACCCTAAGCAGTTCTTGCGGTTACATGGGGTAAATTCGATGCTGCAGGAGACTGTAAATCGTTTAGAGGGAATTTCTGTTAGAGAACCGGTGGTTATTTGTAATGAAGAGCACCGGTTCTTAGTTGCCGAACAGTTGCGGCAGATCAATAAGTTGTCACACAATATAATATTAGAACCCGTAGGTCGTAACACCGCGCCAGCCATTGCATTGGCTGCCTTAAACGCCGTATCCCAAGGCGATGATCCAGTTATGTTGGTGTTAGCTGCCGACCATATCATTAATAATCGCGATGCTTTCCATCAGGCAATCACCAGTGCTATTCCATTTGCGAAAAAAGACAGCCTAGTTACATTCGGGATTGTGCCTACTGGCCCGGAAACAGGCTATGGTTATATACAACGTGGCGACGCGATCGTTAATGATATTTCAGAAGCTTTTAAAGTTGGGCGCTTTGTTGAGAAACCTAGCCTAGAAACAGCAGAACAATATATTCGTTCAGGTGAGTATTATTGGAATAGTGGCATGTTTATGTTCCGCGCCAAACGATATATTCAAGAGTTAGAAAAGTTCAGGCCAGATATTCTTGACGCATGTAAAGCCGCAATGAAAGACTCTGACTCCGACAAAGACTTTATTACTATCGATAAAGATAAATTCAGTGCTTGCCCGGATGAATCTATCGATTATGCGGTGATGGAGCAAACCAGTAACGCGGTAGTTGTACCGCTGGATGCGGGGTGGAGCGATGTTGGTTCATGGTCTGCACTGTGGGATGTGAGTAACAAAGATAAATCAGGTAATGCTATTACCGGGGATACGTTCTTACATGACACCCAGAATTGTTATATCAACACCGATGAAAAATTAGTCGCGGCAGTTGGGGTGGATAATTTAGTTATTGTTAGTACCAAAGATGCTGTGTTGGTTGTTGATAAATCTAAGGTGCAAGATGTTAAAAAGATTGTTGAGCATCTTAAACTAACGAAACGAAGTGAATATCGTCGCCATCGGGAAACTTATCGCCCGTGGGGCCGGTGTGATATTGTTGTAAATGAACAACGTTTTAACGTCAACCGTATTACGGTTAAACCGGGCGGTTCGTTTTCTATGCAAATGCATCATCACCGGGCAGAGCATTGGATTGTGTTATCCGGAACAGCCAAAGTCACGATTGGGGAAAAAACATTCTTAATCACTGAAAATCAGTCTACTTTTATTCCTATTGGTTCACTTCATATGTTAGAAAATCCCGGGAAAATACCACTTGAGCTTATAGAAGTTCAGTCAGGTTCTTATCTGGGTGATGACGATATTATCAGAATTAAAGACCATTATGGCCGCTGCTGA
- a CDS encoding TerC family protein: MEWIADPTIWAGLATLVVLEIVLGIDNLIFIAILAEKLPRHLRDKARVTGLLCALLMRLLLLACISWLATLTAPFVTLSGHPFSARDLIMLVGGIFLLFKATMELNERLEGKDHQQNQQRKGARFWPVVAQIVVLDAIFSLDSVITAVGMVDHLAVMMAAVCIAIGLMLLASKPLTRFVNAHPTIVILCLSFLLMIGFSLVAEGFGYHIPKGYLYAAIGFSVIIESLNQFAQFNRRRFLSTVRPLRERTAEAVLRMLSGKHEEAELDNHTANLIADNTSTGQEVFNEQERRMIERVLGLAQRTVSSIMTSRHDVEYLDLNDPPEKLTQLLTKNLHTRIVVTEDSSTDEPLGVIHVIDLLKQQLANEKLDLRALIRQPLIFPEQVSLLMALEQFRQAQTHFAFVVDEFGSIEGVVTLTDVMETIAGNLPVAGEELDARHDIQQTDDGCWIANGYMPLEDLVLYLPLPIDDKREYHTLAGLLMEYTQRIPKVGEQLKIGDYLFEPIEVSSHRILKVKITPLKAPDPDYEV; the protein is encoded by the coding sequence ATGGAATGGATCGCGGATCCTACTATTTGGGCCGGGCTAGCAACGCTGGTGGTGCTCGAAATTGTGTTAGGTATCGACAACCTAATATTTATTGCCATTTTGGCCGAAAAACTACCCCGTCATTTACGAGATAAAGCCAGAGTAACAGGGTTGCTCTGCGCATTACTCATGCGTTTGCTGCTATTGGCGTGTATTTCATGGTTAGCAACATTAACTGCGCCATTCGTCACACTTTCTGGGCATCCGTTCAGTGCGCGCGACTTAATTATGTTGGTCGGGGGGATATTCCTGCTATTCAAAGCCACAATGGAGCTCAATGAGCGGCTTGAGGGCAAGGATCATCAACAAAATCAGCAACGTAAAGGGGCCCGTTTCTGGCCCGTCGTAGCACAAATTGTGGTGCTAGATGCTATTTTCTCCCTCGATTCCGTGATTACTGCCGTTGGTATGGTAGACCACCTCGCGGTAATGATGGCGGCAGTCTGTATTGCCATTGGGTTGATGTTATTGGCCAGTAAGCCATTGACTCGCTTTGTAAATGCACATCCGACTATCGTCATTTTATGCTTAAGTTTCTTGCTGATGATAGGCTTTAGCTTAGTGGCTGAGGGCTTTGGCTACCATATTCCGAAAGGCTACTTGTATGCTGCAATTGGTTTCTCCGTAATTATTGAGTCGCTGAATCAGTTTGCACAATTCAACCGCCGCCGCTTTCTGTCGACTGTCCGCCCATTACGCGAAAGGACTGCAGAAGCCGTGCTGCGAATGCTCAGTGGCAAACATGAAGAGGCTGAGTTAGATAACCATACCGCTAATCTGATTGCTGATAACACCAGCACCGGTCAAGAGGTGTTCAATGAGCAGGAACGCCGCATGATAGAACGGGTGTTGGGGCTAGCACAGCGGACAGTCAGCAGCATCATGACCTCACGCCATGATGTTGAATATCTTGATTTAAATGATCCGCCTGAAAAACTAACTCAGTTGCTGACCAAAAATCTGCATACCCGAATTGTGGTCACGGAAGATAGCTCAACAGATGAACCGCTGGGTGTGATTCATGTGATTGATTTGTTGAAGCAGCAATTAGCCAATGAAAAACTCGACTTGCGGGCGCTGATTCGCCAGCCTTTAATTTTCCCCGAACAAGTTTCTTTGCTAATGGCCCTTGAGCAATTCCGTCAGGCACAAACGCACTTTGCCTTTGTGGTCGATGAGTTTGGCTCTATCGAAGGGGTGGTGACCCTGACGGATGTCATGGAGACTATCGCGGGTAATCTGCCCGTCGCAGGTGAAGAATTAGATGCCCGTCATGATATTCAGCAAACCGATGATGGCTGCTGGATAGCCAACGGCTATATGCCGTTGGAGGATTTGGTGCTTTATCTACCACTGCCAATAGATGATAAACGTGAATACCATACATTGGCTGGATTATTGATGGAGTACACCCAGCGAATACCTAAAGTGGGTGAGCAACTGAAAATTGGCGACTATCTCTTTGAGCCCATTGAAGTTAGCAGCCACCGTATCTTAAAAGTGAAGATAACCCCGCTGAAGGCCCCTGACCCTGATTATGAAGTGTGA
- the dcuC gene encoding anaerobic C4-dicarboxylate transporter DcuC, with amino-acid sequence MLDLLIGIVVAIGVGRYIIKGYSATGVLMVGGLLLLIISALMGKNILPASATPTGWRATDIVEYVKILLMSRGGDLGMMIMMLCGFAAYMTHIGANDVVVKLASKPLQMINSPYLLMVAAYIVACLMSLAVSSATGLGVLLMATLFPVMVNVGISRGAAAAICASPAAIILAPTSGDVVLAAKASEMPLVDFAFKTTLPISIAAIVCMAIAHFFWQRYLDNKSQEKHEMMDVNDITTHAPGFYAILPFTPIIGVLIFDGKWGPELHIISVLVICMLIAAVIEFLRCFNAKTVFAGLEVAYRGMADAFATVVMLLVAAGIFAQGLSTVGFISGLIGLAQSFGTGGIIMMLVLVTITMLAAMTTGSGNAPFYAFVELIPKLAAQMGINPAYLVIPMLQASNLGRTLSPVSGVVVAVAGMAKISPFEVVKRTSVPVLVGLVVVIVATEILVPVHL; translated from the coding sequence ATGTTAGATCTTTTGATTGGGATTGTGGTTGCCATCGGTGTCGGCCGGTACATTATTAAAGGCTACTCAGCCACCGGCGTACTGATGGTCGGCGGTTTATTGTTATTAATTATCAGCGCCTTGATGGGGAAAAACATATTACCCGCCAGTGCAACGCCAACCGGTTGGCGGGCGACAGATATTGTCGAGTATGTCAAAATTTTGCTGATGAGCCGTGGTGGCGACCTCGGCATGATGATCATGATGTTATGCGGATTTGCCGCCTATATGACGCACATTGGTGCCAATGATGTGGTGGTGAAGCTAGCATCCAAACCACTACAAATGATCAATTCACCGTATTTATTGATGGTGGCGGCCTATATTGTAGCCTGCTTAATGTCTTTGGCTGTGTCATCCGCCACCGGCCTAGGGGTATTACTGATGGCAACACTGTTCCCGGTGATGGTCAATGTTGGCATCAGCCGCGGCGCAGCTGCTGCCATTTGCGCGTCGCCGGCGGCTATTATTTTGGCCCCCACGTCCGGCGATGTGGTGCTGGCGGCGAAAGCTTCTGAAATGCCGCTGGTCGATTTTGCGTTTAAAACCACATTACCTATCTCCATTGCCGCGATTGTCTGTATGGCTATCGCCCACTTTTTTTGGCAACGTTATCTGGACAATAAAAGCCAGGAAAAGCATGAGATGATGGATGTCAATGATATTACAACCCATGCTCCTGGTTTTTATGCCATTTTACCCTTCACCCCCATCATTGGTGTGCTGATATTTGATGGCAAATGGGGCCCAGAACTGCATATCATCTCAGTATTGGTCATCTGCATGTTGATTGCCGCGGTGATTGAGTTCCTGCGCTGTTTTAATGCTAAAACTGTTTTCGCTGGCTTGGAGGTCGCTTATCGGGGGATGGCGGATGCATTCGCCACGGTGGTGATGCTGTTAGTGGCCGCTGGGATATTTGCCCAGGGATTAAGCACTGTTGGCTTTATCAGCGGGCTGATTGGGTTAGCACAATCTTTCGGTACTGGCGGCATCATCATGATGCTGGTATTGGTCACCATCACCATGTTGGCGGCGATGACGACCGGCTCTGGTAATGCGCCGTTTTATGCCTTTGTTGAATTGATTCCAAAACTTGCCGCGCAAATGGGGATTAATCCGGCTTATCTGGTTATTCCAATGCTGCAAGCTTCCAATCTAGGCCGCACACTATCCCCGGTTTCAGGGGTGGTGGTGGCTGTCGCGGGGATGGCGAAAATCTCACCTTTTGAAGTGGTGAAACGCACCTCAGTTCCGGTCTTGGTTGGGCTGGTGGTGGTGATTGTGGCGACAGAAATTCTGGTTCCGGTGCATTTGTAG
- the asmA gene encoding outer membrane assembly protein AsmA, which translates to MRRLLTTLIILLVVLVAGMSALVLLVNPNDFRAYMVKQVERKSGYHLQLEGDLRWHVWPQLSIIAGRTALTAPGAATPVVSAENMRLDVKLWPLLSHQLDVKQVMLKGAVIRLTPDSEAQQQPGGPVAPAGNAPLDEHRAWKLDINRVQVADSLLIWQRTDNDQVNVRDINLELSQDAQRQVHITLASRVNRNQRDVTFSMVADADMSHYPQQFSANISQFTYKLEGADIPVGGVSGEGTLQASYQRDLQQLLLNQLSFTANNNQLTGSAKATLGPVPEYVINLAADNLNLDAIFGWEPKNTANTENQAKQPTVTAPVIAIQADDDVGQDLQPLRDFTAQMTLTANNLVYRAINVTQLSLQASNQQGDVQISRLTGKALGGDFSLPGSLDVTGKKVLTAVKPVVNNMELGPVLLAAGLPQMMTGKFSMTAQLTGDGLNVDAFSHRWKGDAQFSMNGAQLQGLNIQQLIQQAVSRSSNDVKGQEHYERYTEVKQLHANLALNKGRMSVKSLSADSAFIAIKGDGELNLPLQQCDMNLSVRVMQGWSGEDRLVKFLQNTDIPLRIYGPWAQLSYQLNVEQLLRNELQQRAKQSLNDWVERNPESRARQDLKKLIDKL; encoded by the coding sequence ATGAGACGATTACTAACAACGTTAATTATTCTGCTAGTGGTATTGGTTGCAGGAATGAGCGCATTGGTATTGCTAGTAAATCCTAATGACTTTCGTGCTTATATGGTCAAACAGGTCGAAAGAAAAAGTGGCTATCATCTGCAACTGGAAGGGGATTTGCGTTGGCATGTTTGGCCGCAACTTAGCATTATCGCCGGCAGGACGGCGCTAACAGCCCCCGGAGCCGCAACTCCAGTGGTCAGTGCCGAAAATATGCGTCTTGATGTCAAACTTTGGCCACTGCTGTCGCACCAGCTTGATGTCAAGCAAGTGATGCTAAAAGGGGCGGTTATCCGCCTAACACCTGACAGTGAAGCTCAGCAACAACCAGGGGGGCCGGTGGCCCCGGCAGGTAATGCGCCGCTGGATGAACATCGTGCTTGGAAGCTTGATATCAATAGAGTGCAGGTAGCAGATAGCTTGCTAATTTGGCAACGGACAGATAATGATCAAGTCAATGTCCGCGATATTAATCTTGAGCTTAGCCAAGATGCCCAGCGCCAAGTTCACATTACCCTTGCCAGCCGTGTTAATCGTAATCAGCGGGATGTCACTTTTTCGATGGTTGCCGACGCCGATATGAGCCATTACCCACAGCAGTTCAGCGCCAATATCAGCCAATTTACCTATAAATTGGAAGGGGCGGATATTCCTGTGGGCGGGGTGAGCGGCGAGGGGACATTACAGGCTAGTTATCAACGCGACCTTCAGCAGTTGCTGCTTAATCAACTGAGCTTTACGGCCAATAATAACCAGCTTACGGGGAGTGCTAAAGCGACGCTCGGCCCTGTTCCTGAGTATGTTATTAATCTGGCTGCTGATAATCTCAACCTGGATGCGATTTTTGGTTGGGAGCCGAAAAATACCGCCAATACTGAAAATCAGGCCAAACAGCCGACCGTGACCGCGCCGGTCATTGCTATTCAGGCGGATGATGATGTCGGGCAGGACCTACAGCCATTACGTGACTTTACGGCGCAAATGACCCTCACGGCGAATAATTTGGTTTATCGCGCAATAAACGTAACGCAGCTGAGTTTACAAGCATCTAATCAACAAGGTGATGTGCAGATTAGCCGTTTAACCGGCAAGGCACTGGGCGGGGATTTTTCACTGCCAGGCTCACTGGATGTTACTGGCAAAAAGGTGCTTACCGCGGTAAAACCCGTGGTCAATAATATGGAACTGGGGCCGGTGTTATTGGCCGCAGGTTTACCGCAGATGATGACCGGTAAATTCTCCATGACCGCACAGTTAACTGGCGATGGCCTCAATGTTGATGCATTCAGTCACCGCTGGAAAGGTGATGCGCAGTTTAGTATGAATGGCGCGCAGTTGCAGGGGCTGAATATTCAGCAGCTTATTCAGCAGGCCGTCAGCCGCAGCTCCAATGATGTTAAAGGCCAGGAGCACTATGAGCGCTACACTGAGGTTAAACAGTTACACGCTAATCTGGCCTTGAACAAAGGGCGCATGAGTGTGAAAAGCCTCAGTGCTGATTCGGCATTTATTGCCATTAAAGGCGATGGCGAGCTCAATTTACCTCTACAGCAGTGTGACATGAATTTGTCCGTGCGGGTAATGCAGGGCTGGAGTGGTGAGGATAGGCTGGTTAAGTTTTTGCAAAACACCGATATCCCATTGCGCATTTATGGCCCATGGGCCCAACTGAGTTATCAACTGAATGTTGAGCAACTCTTGCGTAATGAATTACAACAGCGGGCTAAACAATCCCTTAATGACTGGGTTGAACGTAATCCAGAGAGCCGCGCACGTCAGGATCTTAAAAAACTGATTGATAAACTTTAA